Proteins from a single region of Kluyveromyces lactis strain NRRL Y-1140 chromosome C complete sequence:
- the NOP14 gene encoding snoRNA-binding rRNA-processing protein NOP14 (similar to uniprot|Q99207 Saccharomyces cerevisiae YDL148C NOP14 Nucleolar protein forms a complex with Noc4p that mediates maturation and nuclear export of 40S ribosomal subunits also present in the small subunit processome complex which is required for processing of pre-18S rRNA), with translation MGGSQLKNLKAALKANGLTGQTNVKKSSKKKGKSPREFDREERQKTIERIREQFNPFDVKTNRNKKVGVMRESAAKLAVGKPGITKQAGEDQRKMFYEAKKSSKNRSGGVLDKRFGEKDKNLTSEEIMLERFTKERQRQSSTKRSLFNLDDSDGGEDENVYGEKLTHYGKSLSLEDDFDEGDLGLQHSDSEDFRLKQAGKRNMADQYGDEGLGDDALQEPARKKTKAEVMQEVIAKSKFYKHERQKAQEKLVQDIEGLDDDFESIMSELRTLPKTKPSQTEISTSTDIAPDYDIKVKELVLEKRAAPADRTKTDEEIKKEYEDKQKELEQKRLDRMNGIFNIEDQKDAGVEDLGEEFWEDSDSEEGEYGEYIKAIPDSDDDVDFEKDNNDDNEYDATSNGRPSARVIPSVPCPQIHDDLLNFLKSYPIEEHPSLVKRIVKTYQPKLAEGNKEKLGKFTAVLLRHILFLAEEDYSVNVKEIASLQNELVSILKTLSEKFTIPLSEDCRNIISDIQTRFKESQFYGLSPSDLVFFSVVGMLFSTSDHYHLVITPCLLLIAEFLEQIRFNSLQKLIFGSILVRIAIQYQRISKRYIPELTYFLQTSLRSLIPSTKGETLENKEKQEDNLSIVGSDINWSKVAPSLELHSLFSEDLEKQESIKLSVLVNNLESIDWCITNIWKDLTAFPEIINPFKDILNVAAEVYPGTSKPKQLVEKIEKLLKFQERLPLTLQQHKPLAIPSNTPKFEENFNPDKKSYDPDKTRSELNKMKAQLKKERKFTMKEIRKDTRFEARQGIEEKKKEYADYHSKMARIVNQISTEEGAEKNKYEREKKLRNTKR, from the coding sequence ATGGGTGGTTCAcagttgaagaacttgaagGCCGCTTTAAAGGCTAATGGGTTGACTGGTCAGACCAATGTCAAGAAGAGTTCTAAGAAGAAGGGCAAATCTCCCAGGGAGTTTGATAGAGAAGAAAGACAGAAGactattgaaagaattaggGAACAGTTTAATCCGTTTGATGTGAAAACAAATCGTAATAAAAAGGTTGGTGTGATGAGGGAATCTGCAGCTAAACTTGCAGTAGGTAAGCCGGGAATCACTAAACAAGCCGGTGAAGATCAACGTAAAATGTTCTACGAAGCCAAGAAGTCCAGCAAGAACAGAAGCGGTGGTGTCTTAGATAAACGTTTTGGTGAAAAGGATAAGAATTTGACTTCCGAGGAGATCATGTTGGAACGTTTCACAAAGGAAAGACAACGTCAATCTTCGACGAAAAGATCGTTATTCAATTTAGACGATAGCGATGGTGGTGAGGATGAAAACGTGTACGGTGAAAAGTTGACTCATTATGGTAAGTCTCTTTCCTTGGAAGATGATTTCGATGAAGGTGATTTGGGGTTACAGCATTCTGATTCGGAGGACTTCAGGTTGAAACAAGCTGgtaaaagaaatatggCGGATCAATACGGAGATGAAGGGTTAGGTGATGACGCTTTGCAAGAGCCAGCAAGAAAGAAGACTAAGGCAGAAGTCATGCAAGAGGTCATTGCTAAATCCAAATTTTACAAACATGAAAGACAAAAGGCGCAGGAGAAATTGGTCCAAGATATCGAAGGCCTTGATGACGATTTCGAAAGCATTATGTCTGAATTAAGGACGTTACCAAAGACTAAACCTTCTCAAACTGAGATTTCGACCTCCACAGACATCGCTCCAGATTATGATATCAAGGTGAAAGAGTTAGTCTTGGAGAAAAGAGCTGCCCCTGCAGATAGAACTAAAACAGATGAAGAGAttaagaaagaatatgaGGACAAACAAAAGGAATTGGAGCAGAAAAGGCTTGATCGTATGAACGGTATTTTCAACattgaagatcaaaaagATGCTGGTGTTGAAGATTTGGGAGAAGAGTTTTGGGAAGATAGCGACTCTGAGGAGGGCGAATATGGTGAATATATCAAAGCAATTCCTGACTCGGATGACGACGTTGATTTCGAGAAGGATAACAATGATGACAATGAATACGACGCTACATCAAATGGTAGACCTTCAGCAAGAGTTATACCTTCTGTTCCATGTCCTCAAATTCACGATGACTTACtaaatttcttgaaatcttaTCCTATCGAAGAGCATCCATCTTTAGTTAAAAGAATAGTAAAAACATACCAACCAAAATTGGCTGAGggaaacaaagaaaaattgggCAAATTCACTGCTGTTTTGCTCAGACATATACTTTTCTtggctgaagaagattacTCGGTTAATGTGAAAGAAATTGCATCATTACAAAACGAACTAGTAAGCATTCTAAAGACTCTTTCAGAAAAGTTTACCATTCCACTATCAGAGGATTGTAGAAATATCATCTCAGATATTCAGACtagattcaaagaatccCAGTTCTATGGACTATCTCCATCAGATTTGGTATTTTTCTCTGTTGTTGGTATGTTGTTCTCCACTTCGGATCACTATCATTTAGTCATTACTCCCTGTCTGCTTCTAATTGCAGagtttttggaacaaattAGGTTCAATTctcttcaaaaattaataTTTGGTTCGATACTGGTTAGAATCGCCATCCAGTATCAACGTATAAGCAAGCGTTATATTCCTGAGTTAACATACTTCTTGCAGACATCTTTGCGTTCTCTAATACCGAGTACCAAAGGGGAAACAttagaaaacaaagaaaaacagGAGGACAATTTATCAATAGTAGGCTCGGATATTAACTGGTCCAAGGTCGCCCCTTCTTTAGAATTACACTCATTATTTTCCGAGGATCTAGAAAAGCAAGAATCTATCAAACTGTCCGTGCTGGTCAACAATCTAGAATCAATTGATTGGTGCATAACGAACATCTGGAAAGATCTTACTGCCTTCCCAGAAATCATTAATCCCTTCAAAGACATACTAAACGTGGCTGCCGAAGTATATCCTGGTACTTCTAAACCAAAACAATTAGTGGAAAAGATCGAAAAGCTATTGAAATTCCAAGAACGTCTGCCATTGACGTTGCAACAGCATAAACCACTGGCGATTCCATCAAATACGCCTAAATTCGAAGAGAACTTCAACCCAGATAAGAAGTCGTATGATCCAGATAAGACCAGAAGTGAGTTGAACAAGATGAAGGCgcaattgaagaaggaacGTAAGTTCACTATGAAAGAAATACGTAAAGACACTAGATTCGAGGCAAGACAAGgcattgaagaaaagaagaaggagTACGCCGATTACCATTCCAAGATGGCACGTATTGTCAATCAAATCAGTACTGAAGAAGGTGCTGAGAAAAACAAATATGAGCGTGAAAAGAAGCTCCGTAATACCAAACGTTAA
- the ATG9 gene encoding autophagy protein ATG9 (similar to uniprot|Q12142 Saccharomyces cerevisiae YDL149W ATG9 Transmembrane protein involved in formation of Cvt and autophagic vesicles cycles between the pre-autophagosomal structure and other cytosolic punctate structures not found in autophagosomes), whose amino-acid sequence MTDSQDKVNGGSKNTFLSRVFGVHSSAVENSLDAAEMSHITMPTEQDFSNYAEDEGNVRLIESDQEPSSSNEDSNDEEPLIQQPQSIRFDTASDGMATIQSESEPDEGGTEEDEVHLEEEDFSDQDLASSVSKYGQPSSSEDEEPLSNRDSNRGSDETIPFIGRQRLNLGGKNPITGATKSTKNPSESRVFERLLGNSPAKMFRNNGRPNNLEESFLFRKPSVAEQSGPGKSTHFNLKPPPIFNNISTLTSTSKNSLSSLSPKERALWKWANIENLDTFLQQVYEYYLGNGFYCIITEKVIHLATILFVVFISTYMGHCIDYSRLSSSHTFEEIHIEQCYKTQISPTAKVFLWIFYAFIGLKVLQLYFDVKALKDIRNFYNYLLSISDKDLQTIPWQSVIQQLVLLKDQNAITANATEVKAKNRLSAHDVANRIMRKENFVIALYDNNILDLSLPVPLLRTCALTKTLEWNINLCILGFAFNEKGYLKQAFLRESQREYLGEELKKRFVLAGFLNIILSPFLVTYFVLLNFFRYFNEYKTSPGSIGSRQYTPIAEWKFREYNELYHIFQKRMRLSMIIADNYVNQFPNTLLSLTLSFIQFVSGSFVAILGILTIFDPDNFLNFEITPDRTVLFYMTVFGTLWAVCHSSINDEYTVLKPEETLEELVSYTHYAPKEWKGKYHTEDIKNEFCRLYNLRITLLLRELVSIIITPFILWFSLPKNSERIIDFFRECTVYEEGLGYVCKYAMFEATKIDKGTKAKKQTKRMFSQAEQDDSETESDEGVNKMLQSYMYFVDDYKNAGNAVGKNQLPASPIEPSYHPYSSTKDYSWKTQFALGKNSNRKRNLNRSRVKRFPDRSSDLELGSLSGSLINKSTLFKDDIADNADELKAGNGVMGLLNQYYKKSDRNR is encoded by the coding sequence ATGACGGATAGTCAGGATAAAGTAAATGGTGGATCCAAGAACACATTTCTATCAAGAGTGTTTGGTGTGCACTCATCTGCTGTAGAAAACTCTTTGGATGCCGCTGAGATGAGCCATATTACTATGCCTACGGAACAGGATTTTAGTAACTATGCCGAGGATGAAGGTAATGTGAGGCTAATAGAATCCGATCAGgaaccatcttcatctaaCGAGGACAGCAATGATGAGGAGCCGCTAATACAACAGCCACAATCCATAAGATTTGATACAGCATCTGATGGGATGGCAACAATACAATCGGAATCAGAGCCCGATGAGGGAGGtacagaagaagatgaagtgcacttagaagaagaggattTCAGCGATCAAGACTTGGCAAGCTCTGTTTCGAAATACGGACAGCCTTCAAGCAGCGAAGACGAGGAGCCATTATCAAATCGTGACAGTAATAGAGGATCTGACGAAACGATACCTTTCATAGGTAGACAACGACTGAATCTAGGTGGTAAAAACCCCATTACAGGAGCAACTAAGTCAACCAAGAACCCTTCGGAAAGCAGGGTATTCGAAAGATTGTTAGGGAATAGCCCTGCAAAGATGTTTCGCAATAACGGAAGGCCGAATAATCTTGAGGAGAGTTTTCTCTTCCGAAAGCCATCAGTCGCAGAACAATCAGGACCAGGTAAATCAACtcatttcaatttgaaaccTCCTCCAATATTTAACAATATTTCTACTTTGACAAGCACTTCAAAGAACAGCTTATCTTCACTTAGTCCAAAGGAACGAGCTTTATGGAAATGGGCAAATATCGAAAATTTAGACACTTTTTTGCAGCAGGTGTACGAATATTACCTAGGGAACGGATTCTACTGTATCATCACAGAGAAGGTTATTCATCTAGCTACAATCTTGTTTGTGGTATTCATTTCAACTTACATGGGCCATTGCATAGATTATTCAAGGTTGTCATCGTCTCatacttttgaagaaattcatATTGAACAATGTTATAAGACACAGATCTCTCCAACTGCAAAGGTATTTCTATGGATATTTTACGCCTTCATAGGGCTTAAAGTTCTACAATTGTATTTTGATGTGAAAGCATTGAAGGACATCCGAAACTTTTACAACTACCTTTTAAGCATATCAGATAAAGATTTACAAACTATTCCATGGCAAAGTGTGATTCAACAACTAGTATTACTTAAGGATCAGAATGCGATCACAGCAAATGCTACCGAAGTCAAAGCAAAAAACAGGTTGAGTGCGCATGACGTGGCTAATCGAATTATGCGCAAAGAGAATTTTGTCATTGCACTATATGATAACAATATTCTTGACTTATCCCTACCAGTACCTCTACTAAGAACATGTGCTCTTACCAAGACGCTCGAATGGAACATAAATCTTTGTATTTTAGGTTTTGCATTCAATGAGAAGGGCTATTTAAAGCAAGCTTTCTTAAGAGAAAGCCAGAGAGAATACCTGGGAGAGGAGTTAAAGAAGAGGTTTGTTCTTGCTGGATTCTTGAACATTATCTTATCCCCATTCTTAGTAACATACTTTGTTCTATTGAACTTCTTCAGATATTTTAATGAGTACAAAACCTCCCCAGGATCAATAGGTTCTCGGCAATATACTCCTATTGCTGAATGGAAATTTAGGGAATACAATGAATTATAtcatattttccaaaaaaGAATGAGATTGAGCATGATAATAGCGGACAATTATGTCAATCAATTTCCCAATACATTATTAAGCTTGACCTTAAGCTTTATACAGTTTGTTTCCGGTTCTTTTGTGGCAATCTTGGGTATTCTGACAATATTTGATCCAGACAATTTCTTAAACTTCGAAATTACACCTGACAGAActgttttattttacaTGACTGTTTTTGGTACTTTATGGGCAGTTTGTCACAGTTCTATCAACGATGAGTATACGGTTCTCAAACCAGAGGAAACACTGGAGGAACTTGTGTCGTATACACACTACGCTCCAAAGGAATGGAAGGGGAAATATCATACAGAGGACATCAAAAATGAGTTTTGTAGGCTTTACAACTTGAGAATCACATTATTACTAAGGGAACTAGTCAGCATTATAATCACTCCCTTCATATTATGGTTCTCCCTGCCAAAGAATTCAGAAAGAATAATAGATTTTTTTAGAGAATGTACCGTCTATGAGGAGGGGTTGGGATACGTGTGTAAGTACGCAATGTTTGAAGCTACTAAAATTGACAAAGGTACCAAGGCCAAAAAACAAACTAAGAGAATGTTTTCCCAAGCAGAACAGGATGATAGTGAAACCGAATCGGATGAGGGTGTTAACAAAATGCTTCAGTCATATATGTACTTCGTTGACGATTACAAGAATGCAGGCAATGCAGTGGGCAAAAATCAGCTACCAGCTTCTCCAATCGAGCCATCTTATCACCCATACAGCTCTACTAAAGACTATTCCTGGAAGACACAATTTGCCTTAGGTAAAAACTCCAATCGTAAGAGAAATCTTAATCGATCAAGGGTGAAGAGATTCCCGGATCGTAGTTCGGACCTTGAATTAGGCTCATTGAGTGGTTCACTTATCAACAAATCTACCCTTTTTAAGGATGATATTGCTGATAATGCTGACGAACTGAAGGCGGGAAATGGTGTTATGGGCCTATTAAACCAATATTACAAAAAATCAGATCGCAATCGATGA
- the RPC53 gene encoding DNA-directed RNA polymerase III subunit C53 (similar to uniprot|P25441 Saccharomyces cerevisiae YDL150W RPC53 RNA polymerase III subunit C53) → MSGRLPGLNQGKPSTGTSLKFKPKVVARKSKEERDANVLKVEEPNKQVEKKKYTQKPQGNQKRQPKYLNNTRIITSGPLAAGNFSGGSNKGNNGFIKTEGSQSSLVQRGLKAVSDDEAEGSDAEDSKAGKRINMGKEYTEADFKKETDDLFDEDEDSNTDAAMSEETRASKQLANLFPVRAVRINHEKVDSLQKVVQESMSTLQTREPTPGPVKLEPEQSDGTLNDIVNEKEQQLKEKLRLLQLQQDFQSVDSAEALRETNLLFEDHKHMYKKLNKINDVPNKFMFFQFPSNLPEFQPQPPVKSTEEDVKPNGEAKVDEGSEQSNSKNSKETQIDSPEPLIGNVGSIRMHRSGKMSIKIGDVVMDISRGAESTFLQDVVTLDLEGEEAELLGQIDGRAIVTPHI, encoded by the coding sequence ATGAGTGGACGTTTACCTGGATTGAACCAGGGGAAACCATCAACCGGAACCTCGCTGAAGTTTAAGCCCAAAGTGGTAGCTCGTAAATCTAAGGAGGAACGAGATGCTAACGTTCTGAAGGTAGAAGAGCCGAATAAACAGgttgagaagaagaaatatacaCAGAAACCACAGGGCAACCAGAAGAGGCAGCCGAAGTATTTAAACAACACAAGAATTATCACATCAGGCCCATTGGCAGCTGGTAATTTCTCTGGAGGATCTAATAAAGGGAATAATGGATTCATTAAGACGGAGGGTTCTCAAAGCAGTCTTGTGCAACGCGGTTTGAAAGCtgtttctgatgatgaagcaGAGGGATCGGACgcagaagattcaaaagCTGGGAAGAGAATTAACATGGGGAAAGAGTATACAGAGGCAGActtcaagaaggaaactGACGATCtgtttgatgaagatgaggattCTAATACTGATGCAGCCATGAGTGAAGAGACCAGAGCCTCTAAACAATTGGCCAATCTTTTCCCTGTCAGGGCAGTTCGTATCAATCACGAAAAGGTGGATTCTCTACAGAAAGTTGTCCAGGAATCCATGTCAACTTTGCAGACCAGGGAACCAACACCAGGACCTGTGAAGCTAGAACCAGAACAATCGGATGGTACTTTAAATGACATAGTGAACGAGAAGGAACAGCAgttaaaagaaaaactgcgtttgcttcaacttcaacaagATTTCCAATCTGTTGACAGCGCAGAAGCTCTCAGGGAAACAAATTTGTTATTTGAGGATCATAAACATATGTACAAAAAGTTAAACAAGATTAACGACGTTCCAAATAAGTTTATGTTCTTCCAGTTCCCATCAAATCTACCTGAATTTCAGCCACAACCCCCAGTGAAATCCACCGAAGAAGATGTAAAGCCAAATGGTGAAGCAAAAGTAGATGAAGGAAGTGAACAATCAAATAGTAAAAACAGCAAAGAAACACAAATAGATTCACCTGAGCCTTTGATCGGAAACGTTGGTTCAATTAGAATGCATCGATCCGGCAAAATGTCAATCAAGATCGGGGACGTCGTAATGGATATCAGCAGGGGCGCAGAGTCTACATTTTTGCAAGACGTGGTTACACTAGATTTGGAGGGAGAAGAAGCGGAGCTACTAGGCCAAATCGACGGAAGAGCGATTGTAACACCACATATCTAA
- the SAS10 gene encoding rRNA-processing protein SAS10 (similar to uniprot|Q05842 Saccharomyces cerevisiae YDL153C SAS10 Component of the small (ribosomal) subunit (SSU) processosome required for pre-18S rRNa processing essential nucleolar protein that when overproduced disrupts silencing), which produces MAKRGAKVSKRGSNRRQDQEEDVAYGMNEVDDFANKREKVLLEDAGLDQREPEDDFDLSVDEEEEVMGMSDEDSEDESEEVEDDESEQEELTGEAVYKKVFGRKLDVGENAEEESGTMLDNENAWGASKAEYYGADDLDDEETAREIEKEALRQQKKHLEDLHMEDYLEDEVDEEWVKEAKEFDLGQFKDQKDQERPTEISLRDVLNMDLERKEGFLKTSFPEYLPLSKEFSKLSPVLDELKLKQTEENNELIQIKIMALSSYLGTISSYFAVFLYELQNNEDFISMKDHPVMERILECKEIWRQASELPDTEAIRFEQDSDAEENISDIGELDEELLQEQDELDSEASASDDEAEDENEDEEGDMESEEEENFDIELSNRAANKVQKDRILQDVDDFVEDEIADVDVQEKKTRKKTLRFYTSKIDQKASKKTDRFKGDDDIPYKERLYERQQRLLEEARKRGLHDKNAADLNTDDINSDDEKTAKDIKRDAENEYYKSIRADRQHKKDSRLQAHKEVAKAAKEGKLAELAEHITEDGKRAINYQILKNKGLTPRRKKDNRNSRVKKRKKYEKAQKKLKSVRAVYSGGQSGAYEGEKTGIKKNLTKSVKFKN; this is translated from the coding sequence ATGGCAAAGAGAGGTGCAAAGGTCTCAAAAAGAGGGTCTAATCGTAGACAAGAccaggaagaagatgttgcCTATGGCATGAATGAGGTCGATGACTTTGCAAAcaagagagaaaaagtGCTACTTGAGGACGCAGGTCTTGATCAAAGGGAaccagaagatgattttgatctttcagtggatgaagaagaagaagtgaTGGGAATGTCAGATGAAGATAGTGAGgatgaaagtgaagaagttgaagatgatgaaagtgaacaagaagaattaaCAGGTGAAGCTGTGTATAAGAAGGTTTTTGGTAGGAAATTAGACGTTGGTGAGAAtgcagaagaagagagtGGTACTATGCTGGACAATGAGAACGCATGGGGTGCTTCTAAGGCAGAATACTACGGTGCCGATGACTTGGACGATGAAGAGACTGCAAGAGAGATAGAAAAGGAAGCTTTGCGCcaacagaagaaacatTTGGAAGACCTTCATATGGAAGACTATCTTGAggatgaagttgatgaagaatGGGTAAAAGAAGCTAAGGAATTCGATTTAGGTCAATTTAAAGATCAAAAGGATCAAGAACGTCCTACTGAAATCTCCCTTAGGGATGTTCTCAACATGGACTTAGAGAGAAAGGAAGGTTTCTTGAAGACATCCTTCCCAGAATACCTTCCTTTATCAAAGGAATTCAGTAAATTATCACCCGTTTTAGACGAGCTGAAACTCAAACAAACTGAGGAGAATAATGAATTGATTCAGATCAAAATTATGGCATTATCTTCATATCTTGGAACAATTAGTTCATATTTTGCAGTTTTCTTATATGAATTACAGAATAACGaagatttcatttctaTGAAAGATCATCCGGTAATGGAGCGTATTTTGGAGTGTAAAGAAATTTGGAGACAAGCTAGCGAACTACCGGACACAGAAGCAATACGCTTTGAGCAAGACTCTGACgctgaagaaaatattTCGGATATTGGTGAACTTGATGAAGAACTATTACAAGAACAGGATGAACTGGACAGTGAAGCAAGTGCCAGTGACGATGAGgcagaagatgagaatGAGGACGAGGAGGGTGATATGGAAAgcgaagaagaagaaaactttGATATCGAACTTTCGAACAGAGCTGCAAACAAAGTTCAGAAAGACAGGATATTACAAGACGTTGATGactttgttgaagatgagatTGCAGATGTTGATGtccaagaaaagaaaacaaggAAGAAGACGTTACGTTTCTACACTTCCAAAATCGATCAAAAGGCTAGTAAGAAGACTGATAGATTCAAAGGTGATGACGATATTCCCTACAAAGAAAGACTTTACGAAAGACAACAGAGGCTACTTGAAGAAGCTAGAAAACGTGGCTTGCATGATAAAAATGCGGCAGATCTTAATACGGATGATATCAACTCggatgatgaaaagacTGCCAAAGACATTAAACGTGATGCCGAGAATGAATATTACAAGAGCATCAGGGCTGATAGACAACACAAGAAAGATTCCCGTCTTCAAGCACACAAAGAGGTGGCGAAAGCTGCTAAGGAAGGAAAATTGGCTGAATTGGCCGAACACATTACAGAAGATGGTAAACGTGCAATCAACTATCAAATTCTAAAGAATAAGGGTCTAACAccaagaaggaagaaggaCAACAGAAATTCGCGTGtcaaaaagagaaagaagtacGAAAAAGCTCAAAAGAAGCTCAAATCTGTGCGTGCTGTCTACTCTGGTGGTCAATCTGGTGCGTATGAAGGTGAAAAGACTGGTATTAAGAAGAATCTAACGAAGTCTGTGAAATTTAAAAATTAG